The Terriglobales bacterium genomic interval CAGGAACTGCAGGAGTTGCGCGGCGAAGTGATGCAGATGAAGGCGCAGCAGCAGCAGGCGGCCGACGCGCTGCGCGTGGCCACCGAGGCGCAGCAGCAGGCCGCGGCGGCGCAGAGCAGTTCCAGTTCGCAGCAGGAGTCGGTGGCGGCGCTGCAGAGCGACCTCTCCGACATCAAGACGAACCTGGCGAACGCCGCCGTGAGCACGCAGGAGGACCAGAAGAGGGTCTCGGGCCTGGAAGCCACCATGGGCCGCTTCCGCTTCTCGGGCGACGTGCGGGTGCGCTACGAGAATTTCTACCAGCAAGGGCCGCAAGACCGGCACCGGGAACGCATACGGCTGCGCTTCGGAGTACAAGGCAAGCTGAACGACGACTTCTCCGCCGGGCTGTTCCTGGCTTCGGGCGCGGTGGCCGACGGCAATCCGTCCTTCCGCGATCCGGTCTCCACGAACGAGACCCTGACCAGCTTCTTCGAGCGCAAGACCGTGGGCTTCGACCGCGGATGGATCACCTTCAACCCGCAAGCCCACAAGTGGCTGCAGCTTACGGGCGGGAAGTGGGCCTACACCTGGAACCGGACGCCACTCAGCTTCGACAACGACTTGAATCCGGAAGGCTTCAGCGAGAAGTTCTCGTTCGACGTGAAGAACTCGGTGGTACGCAACGTCACCTTCAATCCCATGCAGATCATGTTCAGCGAGTCGAGCGGAGACAACGACGCGTTTGCCGCCGGAGCCGCGGTGAGCACGCGCCTGCAGTTCGGCAGCCGCTTGACCATCACGCCTTCGTACTCATTGCTGAACTGGCGTAACGCCGACGTGGTCGCGCAGGCGGCCAGCCCGCTGGGCGGGGCCACCCGCATCATCAACGCCAACGCGCAGACCAACGCCACGCGCAACTGCGGCGCGGGAGGCGAGGTGGGCTGCCGCGTGACCACCGGATCACCGACCCGGGAGTTCGTTTCCAAGTTCCTGTACAGCGACTTCATCCTGGATGCGAACCTCAAGACGCCGTGGAATCGCTGGCCGGTCCACATCCTGGGCGAGTATCTGAAAAACCTGAACGCCGAGAACAAAGACCCGCTGGCTTCGGGCAAACAGGACTCGGCCTTCTTTAGCGAGGTGAGCATCGGCCAGACGAAGAACAAGAACGACCTGCAGTTCGGTTACATGTTCTCGCGCATCGAACAGGACGCCGTGATCTCGCAGTTCAACGAAAGCGACAACCGGGCCTCGACCAACATTTTGCAGCACCGGCTGTATGCGCTGTGGAAGGTGCGCAACAACGTCACCGCGAACTACACCCTCTTCATCGGCCGGACGCTGGACTGCCGGTTGCAGAACGCCGCCAAGGCCTCAGGCTTCACCTGTAACACGGTCGCCCCCTTCAATACCGAACCACTCCTCAAGCGCATGCAATTTGACCTGATCTATGCCTTCTAAGCGGGGAGCGCGCAGGACACCGGTCGTTCTGCGCGCTTCCCCAGCCTTGTAACAGTCCTGTAACAAGACTCTGTTAGGGTTCGGGCGATGAGCGACTCGCTGGCCGGCATGCCACCCGTGTTGCATGGCAGCACCCCCGAACCGACCACCCGGCCCGCTCCCGCGACCCGAGCGCAGCGGCTGGTGCGCCTGCGGCAGGGGACGCTGAGCCGCCTGGCAGACCGGCTGTTCCGCTACGCCATGCTGGGCTGCGCCCTGTCGGTAGCGGGCGTGCTCGGCCTGATCGTCTACGAGCTGGTCGTCAATTCGCGGCTGTCCATGCACGAGTTCGGCTGGAGTTTCTTCACCCGCGAGGTGTGGGATCCGGTGATGGGCGAGTTCGGAGCCCTGTCGTTCATCTACGGCACGGTGGTGTCGTCGCTGCTGGCGTTGGCGCTGGCGGTGCCGGTCGCGGTCGGGGTGGCGGTGTTCGTCACCGAGATGTGCCCGCGCCCGCTGCGCGGTCCGCTGGCTTTCCTGAGCGAGCTGCTGGCCGCGATTCCGAGCGTGATCTACGGCTTGTGGGGCATCTTCGTGCTGGCGCCGCTGCTGCGGGAACACGTGCAGCCGTGGCTGGCCAAGTACCTGGGCTGGACCGGCCTGTTCGAAGGCCCGCCGTACGGCATCGGGATGCTGGCGGCGGTGGTGATTCTGGCCATCATGATCGTGCCCATCGTCAGCAGCCTGACGCGCGAGGTGCTGGCCACAGTGCCGCGCGCGCAGCGGGAAGGCGTGCTGGCGCTGGGGGCCACGCGCTGGGAAATGATCCGCATGGGCGTGCTGCGCAATGCGCGGGCGGGCATCGTGGGAGCCATCATCCTGGGGCTGGGCCGGGCGCTGGGAGAGACCATGGCGGTCACCATGGTGATCGGGAACCGGCCGGAGATCTCGAAATCGCTGTTCGCGCCCGGCTACACCATGGCGAGCGTGCTGGCCAACGAATTCACCGAGGCCACCGAAGACCTCTACCTGAGCGCGCTGATCGAGATCGGGCTCGGACTCTTCGTGGTGACCATCATCGTGAACGGTTTGGCGCGGCTGCTGGTGTGGTCCGTGACCCGCGGTACTCCGGCGAGGAGCCATGCTTAGCGCGACGCGCACGCAAACCCGGCCCATCGGACTCGGGCGCCGAGTGAGGAATCTGCTGGCAACGGCGGCAGCTTCGGCATCGGTGGTGCTGGTGATGGTCCCGTTGGTCGCCATCTTCGGGTATCTGGTGTACCGCGGGATCGGAGCGGTGGACCTGGCTTTCTTCCTGGAGACCCCGAAGCCGGTGGGAGAGACGGGCGGAGGCATGGCCAACGCCATCGTGGGCTCGGGGATCATCCTGGGGATCGCCAGCCTGATCGGGGTACCGCTGGGGATCGGCGCGGGCATCTACCTGGCGGAGTACGGACGGGGCCGATTCGGAGATGTAATCCGCTTCATGGCGGACATCCTGAACGGCGTGCCTTCGATTGTGATCGGGCTGGTTGCCTACTCGCTGGTGGTGCTGCGGCAGAAGCACTTCTCGGCGCTGGCCGGAGGAGTGGCGCTGGGCATCATGATGATCCCCACGGTCACCCGGGCTACGGAAGAGATGCTGCTCATGGTGCCGCGAACCGTGCGCGAAGCGGCGCTGGGGTTGGGAGTGGCGCAGTGGCGGGCCACGCTTTCCGTGACGCTGCGCACGGCCACCTCCGGGGTGATCACCGGCATCATGCTGGCGTTCGCGCGGGTGGCGGGCGAGACGGCGCCCTTGCTGTTCACGGCGTTCGGCAATCAATTCTGGAATCTGAACCTGGACCAGCCGACGGCCGCGCTGCCGCTGCAGATCTTCGTGTACGCCATCTCGCCTTATGACGACTGGCACCGCAAGGCGTGGGCGGGAGCGCTGGTACTGATCGTGATCATCGTGGGCTCGGTGGCCGCGGTGCGCTGGTCCACCAGCCGCGGCGTCTACCGGGGAGCGGAATAGGGCATGGGCGTCAGCATCCAAGTGAAGGGCCTGAACGCCTGGTTCGGCAAGACCCAGGCGCTCTATGACGTGGAGATGGAGGCGCCCGCGAACCATTGCACGGCGGTGATCGGGCCGTCGGGATGCGGGAAGAGCACGTTCATCCGCTGCCTCAACCGCATGCACGAGACCAATCCCGAAGCGCTGGTGACGGGAACAGTGCGCGTGGGCGAAACCGAGATCTACAGCAACGGCACCCCGGCGGTGGAAGTGCGGCGCCGCATCGGGATGGTGTTCCAGAAACCCAATCCGTTTCCCACCATGTCCATCTACGACAACGTGGCGGCGGGGTTGAAGCTGAACGGCGTGCGCAACCGGCGAGCGCTGGACGAGGTAGTGGAGCGGTCGCTGCACCTGGCGGCGCTGTGGGACGAAGTAAAGGACGACCTGAAGAAGAAGTCGGGGGCGAGCCTCTCGGGCGGCCAGCAGCAACGGCTGTGCATCGCGCGCGCGCTGGCGGTAGAACCGGAAGTGATGCTCATGGACGAGCCCTGCTCGGCGCTGGACCCGATCTCGACCGGCAAGATCGAGGAACTGATCTTCCAGCTCAAGGAGCAGTACACCATCGTGATCGTGACCCACAACATGCAGCAGGCGGCGCGGGTGGCGGAGTTCACCGGATTCTTCCTGCTGGGGCGGCTGATCGAGTTCGACCGCACGGAGAAGATCTTCACCAACCCGTCCGAGAAGCGGACGGAAGACTACATCACGGGCAGGTTCGGATAATGCGCACACGGTTCCAGCTGGGACTCGACGAGTTGAAGGTCAAGCTGCTCCGCATGGGCGGGATGGCGGAACAGGCGGTGGAGCGGGCGACCGAGGCCTATCGCAAGCGCGACCTGAAGTTGTGCCAGGCGGTGCTGGAGGGCGAGCGCGCCATCAACATGGCGGAGCGCGAGATCGACGAGCTGGCGCTGGACCTGCTGGCCATGCAGCAGCCCATGGCGGTGGACCTGCGCTTCATCATGGCGGTGATGAAGATCAACGCCGACCTGGAGCGGGTGGGCGACCAGGCGGTGAACATCGCCCAGCGGGTGATGGACATGTCCACGCTGCCTCCGGTGGAGCTGCCGGTGGACATGCCGCGCATGGCGGCCACGTCGGCCGGAATGGTGCGCCGGGCGCTGGAGTCGTTCGTAGAGGCTAAGCCCGCTATCGCCGAGGCGGTGCTGAAGATGGATGACGTGGTAGACCGCATGGACGACGAGATCTTCATTCACATGGTGGAGAAGATGCACGCCGATCCTTCAGTCACGCGGCAAGCGCTGGACGCGCTCCTGGTGGCCCGAAATCTGGAGCGTGTGGCCGACCACGCCACCAACATCGCCGAGGATGTGATTTTCTGGGTGAGCGGGGCGGACGTGCGGCACATGGGCGGGCAAAAAGCGCCGAAGGACGAGGCGCTGGGAGAGAAGCCGGAAGTGCATTAGGCGGTTTCGAGTTTCCAGTTTCCAATTCCACAA includes:
- a CDS encoding putative porin, yielding MKSAVRAGCALVLAVMLTTMAAAANKKKRDEAVTAEDVRALRELLETQRQELQELRGEVMQMKAQQQQAADALRVATEAQQQAAAAQSSSSSQQESVAALQSDLSDIKTNLANAAVSTQEDQKRVSGLEATMGRFRFSGDVRVRYENFYQQGPQDRHRERIRLRFGVQGKLNDDFSAGLFLASGAVADGNPSFRDPVSTNETLTSFFERKTVGFDRGWITFNPQAHKWLQLTGGKWAYTWNRTPLSFDNDLNPEGFSEKFSFDVKNSVVRNVTFNPMQIMFSESSGDNDAFAAGAAVSTRLQFGSRLTITPSYSLLNWRNADVVAQAASPLGGATRIINANAQTNATRNCGAGGEVGCRVTTGSPTREFVSKFLYSDFILDANLKTPWNRWPVHILGEYLKNLNAENKDPLASGKQDSAFFSEVSIGQTKNKNDLQFGYMFSRIEQDAVISQFNESDNRASTNILQHRLYALWKVRNNVTANYTLFIGRTLDCRLQNAAKASGFTCNTVAPFNTEPLLKRMQFDLIYAF
- the pstC gene encoding phosphate ABC transporter permease subunit PstC, whose translation is MSDSLAGMPPVLHGSTPEPTTRPAPATRAQRLVRLRQGTLSRLADRLFRYAMLGCALSVAGVLGLIVYELVVNSRLSMHEFGWSFFTREVWDPVMGEFGALSFIYGTVVSSLLALALAVPVAVGVAVFVTEMCPRPLRGPLAFLSELLAAIPSVIYGLWGIFVLAPLLREHVQPWLAKYLGWTGLFEGPPYGIGMLAAVVILAIMIVPIVSSLTREVLATVPRAQREGVLALGATRWEMIRMGVLRNARAGIVGAIILGLGRALGETMAVTMVIGNRPEISKSLFAPGYTMASVLANEFTEATEDLYLSALIEIGLGLFVVTIIVNGLARLLVWSVTRGTPARSHA
- the pstA gene encoding phosphate ABC transporter permease PstA, with protein sequence MLSATRTQTRPIGLGRRVRNLLATAAASASVVLVMVPLVAIFGYLVYRGIGAVDLAFFLETPKPVGETGGGMANAIVGSGIILGIASLIGVPLGIGAGIYLAEYGRGRFGDVIRFMADILNGVPSIVIGLVAYSLVVLRQKHFSALAGGVALGIMMIPTVTRATEEMLLMVPRTVREAALGLGVAQWRATLSVTLRTATSGVITGIMLAFARVAGETAPLLFTAFGNQFWNLNLDQPTAALPLQIFVYAISPYDDWHRKAWAGALVLIVIIVGSVAAVRWSTSRGVYRGAE
- the pstB gene encoding phosphate ABC transporter ATP-binding protein PstB, with amino-acid sequence MGVSIQVKGLNAWFGKTQALYDVEMEAPANHCTAVIGPSGCGKSTFIRCLNRMHETNPEALVTGTVRVGETEIYSNGTPAVEVRRRIGMVFQKPNPFPTMSIYDNVAAGLKLNGVRNRRALDEVVERSLHLAALWDEVKDDLKKKSGASLSGGQQQRLCIARALAVEPEVMLMDEPCSALDPISTGKIEELIFQLKEQYTIVIVTHNMQQAARVAEFTGFFLLGRLIEFDRTEKIFTNPSEKRTEDYITGRFG
- the phoU gene encoding phosphate signaling complex protein PhoU — its product is MRTRFQLGLDELKVKLLRMGGMAEQAVERATEAYRKRDLKLCQAVLEGERAINMAEREIDELALDLLAMQQPMAVDLRFIMAVMKINADLERVGDQAVNIAQRVMDMSTLPPVELPVDMPRMAATSAGMVRRALESFVEAKPAIAEAVLKMDDVVDRMDDEIFIHMVEKMHADPSVTRQALDALLVARNLERVADHATNIAEDVIFWVSGADVRHMGGQKAPKDEALGEKPEVH